A region of the Orenia marismortui DSM 5156 genome:
TAAAGTAGCATATTTATTACATGGTCTTTGCGGAAGAAATGGTGACTTAGCAGATTATACAATGTTACCTGCATTTGCAAATGATTATAATATTATATTTATTATGCCAGAGGTGGCGAGAAGTTTTTATACAGATATGAAATATGGGTTGAAATATTTTAGTTATATTACAGAAGAATTGCCTATAATTTGTAAAAGTATCTTTAACATATCATCCAAAAGAGAAGATACTATAATTATGGGAGCATCAATGGGTGGATATGGAGCTTTGAAATCTGCTCTATCAAAGCCTGAACAATATGGATATTGCTGTGCTTTTTCATCACCTTGTTTATATTTAAAAGAAGGTTTAGAAATGCAGAGAATGTATGGTCATACAGAGGAATTTAAACAAACTTATGGTGAACAAATGATAAAGGATTTTCATGCAATATTTGGTGCTGAGCTTAAGTGGGATTCAAGATATGAAATAATGGAGTTAGCGAAGAAGATAA
Encoded here:
- a CDS encoding alpha/beta hydrolase, whose amino-acid sequence is MILRGNTYSKTLEMETGITVVTSNKIIEEVKYKVAYLLHGLCGRNGDLADYTMLPAFANDYNIIFIMPEVARSFYTDMKYGLKYFSYITEELPIICKSIFNISSKREDTIIMGASMGGYGALKSALSKPEQYGYCCAFSSPCLYLKEGLEMQRMYGHTEEFKQTYGEQMIKDFHAIFGAELKWDSRYEIMELAKKINHKKTKPIIYATCGTKDHLREDNIRFREEMKMLDFDFIFEEWEGNHDWYFFNESIRRALKKLI